In a genomic window of Paracoccaceae bacterium:
- the tig gene encoding trigger factor has translation MQVTETLNEGLKRGYAITVTAAELDAKVNEKLAEAQPQVEMKGFRKGKVPMALLKKQFGQKVMGEAMQESIDGAMSDHFESSGDRPALQPEVKMTNEDWKEGDDVEVAMSYEALPVIPDVDYATIELEKMVVKAEDEAVEEALANLAETAQDFKARKKGSKAKDGDQVVMDFLGKVDGEAFDGGAAEDYPLVLGSNSFIPGFEEQLVGCKAGEEKAVTVSFPDDYQAENLAGKEAVFDCTIKEVKGPVAAEINDELAKKFGAEDLAGLKTQISERLEAEYAGAARAVMKRGLLDALDGLVDFDLPPSLVEAEAKQIAHQLWHEDNPDVEGHDHPEIETTDEHTTLATRRVRLGLLLAEIGQKAEVEVTDAEMTQAIMNQARQYPGQERQFFEFVQQNQQMQQQMRAPLFEDKVVDHVFEQATLNEKTVSKDDLQKAVEALEEE, from the coding sequence ATGCAGGTCACCGAGACGCTGAACGAAGGTCTGAAACGCGGCTATGCCATCACGGTCACTGCCGCTGAACTGGACGCCAAGGTTAACGAAAAACTCGCCGAAGCGCAGCCTCAGGTCGAGATGAAGGGCTTTCGCAAGGGCAAGGTGCCGATGGCGCTGCTGAAAAAACAGTTTGGCCAGAAAGTCATGGGCGAAGCGATGCAGGAGAGCATTGACGGCGCGATGAGTGACCACTTTGAAAGCTCAGGTGACCGCCCAGCCTTGCAACCTGAGGTCAAAATGACCAACGAGGACTGGAAAGAGGGCGACGACGTCGAGGTTGCGATGTCTTATGAAGCGCTGCCTGTGATTCCCGACGTTGATTACGCAACGATCGAACTGGAAAAAATGGTTGTGAAGGCCGAGGATGAAGCGGTTGAGGAAGCGCTGGCAAATCTGGCGGAAACCGCACAGGATTTCAAAGCCCGCAAGAAAGGCTCAAAAGCCAAGGATGGCGATCAGGTTGTCATGGATTTCCTTGGAAAGGTAGATGGCGAAGCTTTTGACGGCGGTGCTGCTGAGGATTATCCGCTGGTGCTGGGCTCCAATTCCTTCATCCCCGGTTTCGAAGAGCAACTGGTGGGGTGCAAGGCGGGCGAAGAGAAGGCCGTAACGGTTTCCTTCCCCGATGACTATCAGGCAGAGAACCTTGCGGGCAAGGAGGCGGTCTTTGACTGCACCATCAAGGAAGTCAAAGGCCCCGTTGCCGCAGAAATCAATGATGAGCTGGCCAAAAAATTTGGGGCCGAAGATCTGGCTGGGCTGAAAACCCAGATTTCCGAACGTCTTGAGGCGGAATATGCGGGTGCTGCGCGCGCAGTGATGAAACGTGGACTGTTGGACGCGTTGGATGGTTTGGTTGATTTCGACTTGCCGCCGTCTCTGGTCGAGGCCGAAGCCAAGCAGATCGCACATCAGTTGTGGCACGAAGATAACCCCGATGTGGAAGGGCATGATCACCCGGAAATCGAAACCACGGATGAGCATACAACACTGGCCACGCGGCGCGTGCGTCTGGGTCTTTTGCTAGCGGAAATTGGTCAGAAGGCCGAAGTTGAAGTGACAGATGCCGAGATGACGCAAGCCATTATGAACCAGGCGCGTCAGTATCCCGGTCAGGAACGCCAGTTCTTTGAATTCGTGCAGCAGAACCAGCAGATGCAACAGCAAATGCGCGCGCCCCTCTTTGAGGACAAAGTCGTGGATCATGTGTTTGAGCAGGCCACGCTGAATGAAAAGACGGTTTCCAAAGACGATCTGCAGAAAGCAGTAGAAGCGCTGGAAGAAGAGTAA